In the genome of Candidatus Baltobacteraceae bacterium, one region contains:
- a CDS encoding cache domain-containing protein, with translation MKMSLRARLLGTIIGAIVLFFVISVVAARLVLQRDLVDLGKTQVTNGGGAFGGYWDSRKDQIRLLVAQDALSDALRHAVQSGNMAALQDQLSNVARTSGLSFLTVVDANGNVVARANGPERGSLKSNALIQRALTGETVSTATLLDSSFLQGEGLAPQAQSDIKDASGKVVEHVDKGIAIVSAAPISDQNERTIGAIYGGILMNHYYDLVDQATRALGGAAALLDGDAIVASTIQQPDGTRAVDAVVPEAANVAKTGQAYTGADSQGGTLYLVHIDPVADDQNNVIGARWYGIPMSRIDDIINHTVLTLVLWGFIAMIIALAIAIPIVQAVSKNLAQRSHQVRDAAKELGVIVVGAEVSGDQVTATKAAVEKSGSVIAQISGGDLSKVGELKSLNDELQSDMIVIDTLSQEMANRMKQAVDRVAELNEVAGGLNQLVTGESA, from the coding sequence ATGAAGATGAGTCTACGCGCACGGCTCCTGGGGACGATCATCGGCGCGATCGTGTTATTCTTCGTCATTAGCGTCGTTGCGGCACGACTCGTGCTCCAACGCGATCTCGTCGATTTGGGGAAGACGCAAGTCACCAACGGCGGCGGCGCGTTCGGCGGCTATTGGGACTCGCGGAAGGATCAGATCCGGCTGCTGGTGGCGCAGGACGCGCTTTCCGACGCGCTTCGCCACGCCGTCCAGTCCGGAAACATGGCCGCGCTGCAAGACCAGTTGTCGAACGTCGCGCGGACTTCGGGCCTGTCGTTCCTGACCGTCGTCGACGCCAACGGAAACGTGGTCGCGCGTGCCAACGGCCCCGAGCGCGGATCGCTCAAGAGCAACGCGCTCATTCAACGCGCGCTGACGGGCGAGACCGTCAGTACGGCCACGCTGCTCGACTCGTCGTTCCTGCAGGGCGAGGGGCTCGCGCCCCAAGCGCAGTCCGACATCAAGGACGCCTCGGGTAAGGTCGTCGAGCACGTCGACAAAGGCATCGCCATAGTTTCGGCGGCGCCGATCAGCGACCAGAACGAGCGGACCATCGGTGCCATCTACGGCGGCATCCTGATGAACCATTATTACGACCTCGTCGACCAAGCGACGCGCGCCCTGGGCGGCGCTGCGGCGCTGCTCGACGGCGACGCGATCGTGGCGAGCACCATTCAGCAGCCCGACGGAACGCGTGCCGTCGACGCCGTCGTGCCCGAAGCCGCGAACGTCGCCAAGACGGGGCAGGCGTACACCGGCGCCGACTCGCAAGGCGGCACGCTCTATTTGGTGCACATCGATCCGGTCGCCGACGACCAGAACAACGTCATCGGCGCGCGCTGGTATGGCATCCCCATGTCGCGCATCGACGACATCATCAACCACACGGTGCTGACCCTGGTGCTGTGGGGTTTCATCGCGATGATCATTGCGCTGGCGATCGCGATTCCGATCGTACAGGCGGTTTCCAAGAACCTCGCGCAGCGCAGCCATCAAGTGCGCGACGCGGCTAAGGAGCTCGGCGTTATCGTCGTGGGCGCCGAGGTGTCGGGCGATCAAGTCACCGCCACGAAAGCGGCGGTCGAGAAGAGCGGAAGCGTCATCGCGCAAATCAGCGGCGGCGATTTGAGCAAAGTCGGCGAGCTGAAATCGCTCAACGACGAGCTGCAGAGCGACATGATCGTCATCGACACGCTCTCGCAAGAGA
- a CDS encoding methyl-accepting chemotaxis protein — translation MIYAYFSGLRARLSLPSRIVLAVLGGALCAAVAWYGSIWYGNAAAVEVVLIALIALTAALAGFPLGSIVAAAAGVAEYEARVTHQLPGAVWDSIILIFVGIGVALIFHGDPPPYEEWGDIAPGQVAFLGGSRVALPRGDSVANLHTSLASMAAGIREVAQGDFTKNIAVADASLQDLAVALNKLIFGIRSFLGQLHDRAAKLGSAGGGLQTTASTALAVIEGAAVAQGQLDEGVQEQSKIVDEAVAKVTSLTEAIASIAAAAEQQTRSLDETALAVSNMASSIEQVAAQVDSLSTISTETSRTAERGGSAIGTIVDGMHTIRSTINELASDISQLGSNSDQIGDIVKVIDRIAEQTNLLALNAAIEAARAGEHGRGFAVVASEIRKLADSSVQATKEIAGHIASTQAVIGEVVTAMERLTDRVEEGANSTTSASGALQDIVSAVLTANQQIGEISSVARAMSANSYQVIRSIEEITKSVGDNMSATQRMTRQSDEVNKAFSDIASISQQNASSVEVLTYVNKEVTDAAQRMLTSVEQMNDLAKQIDTRFREFKVNDSGTEEVTA, via the coding sequence GTGATCTACGCCTACTTTTCCGGCTTGCGAGCTCGGCTCTCATTGCCGAGTCGTATCGTGCTGGCAGTGCTGGGTGGTGCACTCTGCGCGGCGGTAGCGTGGTATGGTTCGATCTGGTACGGCAACGCTGCGGCGGTTGAGGTGGTGCTGATCGCGCTGATCGCCCTCACCGCAGCGCTTGCGGGCTTCCCCCTCGGTTCGATCGTCGCCGCTGCCGCGGGGGTCGCGGAATACGAGGCGCGCGTCACGCATCAGCTCCCGGGCGCGGTCTGGGACAGCATCATCCTGATTTTCGTGGGGATCGGCGTCGCGCTGATCTTTCACGGCGACCCGCCGCCTTACGAAGAGTGGGGTGACATCGCGCCGGGCCAAGTGGCGTTCCTCGGCGGCTCGCGCGTCGCGCTGCCGCGCGGCGATAGCGTCGCCAACCTGCACACCAGCCTTGCGTCGATGGCGGCCGGGATCCGCGAAGTGGCGCAGGGTGATTTCACCAAGAACATCGCCGTCGCGGACGCCTCGCTCCAAGATCTCGCCGTCGCGCTCAACAAGCTCATCTTCGGGATTCGCAGCTTTCTGGGTCAGCTGCACGACCGTGCCGCGAAACTCGGATCCGCCGGCGGCGGGCTGCAAACCACGGCGTCGACGGCGCTCGCCGTAATCGAAGGCGCCGCGGTCGCCCAAGGTCAGCTCGACGAGGGCGTTCAGGAACAATCCAAGATCGTCGACGAGGCCGTCGCAAAGGTAACGTCGTTGACCGAAGCGATCGCGTCGATTGCCGCCGCCGCCGAACAGCAAACGCGCAGCCTCGACGAAACGGCACTCGCCGTTTCGAATATGGCGAGCTCGATCGAGCAGGTCGCGGCGCAAGTGGACTCGCTGTCGACAATTTCGACCGAGACGTCGCGCACGGCCGAGCGCGGCGGCAGCGCGATCGGAACGATCGTCGACGGCATGCACACGATTCGCTCCACGATCAACGAACTCGCGAGCGACATCTCGCAGCTCGGCAGCAACTCCGATCAAATCGGCGATATCGTCAAAGTGATCGACCGCATCGCCGAACAGACGAACCTGCTCGCGCTCAACGCCGCGATCGAGGCGGCGCGCGCCGGCGAACACGGCCGCGGTTTCGCCGTCGTCGCGAGCGAGATCCGGAAACTTGCCGACAGCAGCGTGCAAGCCACTAAGGAAATCGCGGGGCACATCGCGTCGACCCAAGCGGTCATCGGCGAGGTCGTCACCGCGATGGAGCGGCTGACCGATCGCGTCGAGGAAGGCGCGAACAGCACCACCTCGGCGTCGGGCGCCTTGCAAGACATCGTGTCGGCGGTTCTGACCGCCAACCAGCAGATCGGCGAGATCAGCTCGGTGGCCCGAGCGATGAGCGCTAATTCATATCAAGTCATCCGATCGATCGAAGAGATCACCAAATCGGTCGGGGACAACATGTCCGCGACCCAGCGGATGACCCGCCAATCCGACGAGGTCAACAAGGCCTTCTCCGATATCGCCTCGATATCGCAGCAGAACGCGTCGTCGGTCGAGGTCCTCACCTACGTCAATAAGGAAGTGACCGATGCGGCCCAGAGGATGCTGACCTCGGTCGAGCAGATGAACGATCTGGCCAAACAGATCGATACTAGGTTTAGGGAGTTCAAAGTCAACGACAGCGGCACGGAGGAAGTCACGGCATGA
- a CDS encoding archaemetzincin family Zn-dependent metalloprotease, with product MDSRIRIVPVNTIDALFLDRFALCLEERFLASVRVERSLVVPRSALNATRQQLFLATLTAKVLRAFPEDDGILLAITDYDLYKTSHRFIFGAGDDAQGVAAVSLHRLRAEFYGEEPDANLLFQRTLKEAVHELGHAFALKHCYNARCAMYNSNSIFETDNKMPHFCEVCDRRIARARNQKQ from the coding sequence ATGGATTCCAGAATTCGCATCGTGCCGGTCAACACCATCGACGCGCTATTCTTGGACCGTTTTGCGCTCTGCCTCGAGGAACGTTTCCTGGCAAGCGTGCGCGTCGAGCGATCGCTCGTCGTACCGCGCAGCGCGCTCAACGCGACCCGGCAGCAGCTCTTTCTGGCGACCTTGACGGCGAAGGTGCTGCGCGCCTTCCCCGAAGACGACGGTATCCTTTTGGCGATCACCGATTACGATCTCTACAAGACGTCGCACCGCTTCATCTTCGGCGCGGGCGACGACGCGCAAGGGGTCGCGGCCGTCTCGCTCCATCGGTTGCGCGCCGAGTTCTACGGGGAAGAACCCGACGCGAACCTGCTCTTTCAGCGGACGCTCAAAGAGGCGGTGCACGAGCTCGGGCACGCCTTCGCTCTGAAGCACTGCTACAACGCGCGCTGCGCGATGTACAACTCGAACTCCATCTTCGAAACCGACAATAAGATGCCGCACTTCTGCGAGGTCTGCGACCGCCGCATTGCCAGGGCGAGGAACCAAAAGCAGTAG